From the Pseudomonas sp. VD-NE ins genome, the window TACCCAAGCCAACCCAGCAAAAGACCTCGCCGAAACCAATGCTTACTGCCAGATAGAAGTCAGCGAACTGGTAAACCACATTGCGCACTTGCCGCCTCTGGCCCTGCGGCGAGATCCACCGAACATGGTGGTACATAAACTGATGCGCCCGGCGCCAAAATCCAGAAGCTTCGCCGTCGTCGATAGATCCGCGCTTGATGCCGGACTGAGCGTCCTCTTCAGTAAAGCGGATATGGCTACGGTCGAACTTGGATTCTTCCCACCGCCTCCCAAACCCGAGGGCATCGCCCTGTTGCCCAACAAGCATCACGTGCTGGAAGTACGCCCGATGAGGGCACTACGGCCCATGCTGTCGACCGGCGACGAATTCTGCGCACTCAACCTCTATCAACTGTCATTGATGGCCACGCTGAGCTACACCGATTTCGGCCAAGAGCCGAACACCCAACCGGTGAGGACTGACAGCGTGACCTTCACCGTGCAACCCAGCAGCGGCCACTGGTTCGGCCATGCCCTGCCGCAGTTTGATGAACTGTGGAAAGTCGATGCCCTGCAAACGAAGAAGTTCTACCCCTTGTATGAGGAGGTTCCTTACTCGAAACGTCTGGAAGTGGTGCCGTTCGATCCATCGCTCTATCCCGAGGTAAACAACCCGGACTTGGGCGATCAGCAGGAGCACCCGGCCAAACTGCACTTTTTCGATGATCGCGATAAAGACAACAGTACAGACACCCAAGCCTTCATCACTCATCACGACGAATTGATATTAATCAGCGTACGCGGGACCAGTGAACTAAAACCCGATGCGATGCGAGATGGGGATGCCTATCAGGTTCCTTTTGAGGAAGGAGAAGGTAAGGTCCATCGCGGCTTCTACGGCGGTGCCCAAGCGATTTACCCGTTTGTGGTGAGTTATCTGGAGCGATTCTACAGCGGACAAAAACTGCTGATCACCGGGCACAGTCTGGGCGGGGCAATCGCACTGATCTTGTCCGAAATGCTACGGCGCGATCCACAGTTCCTACCGCAGATCGTCCTCTACACCTACGGCGCCCCTCGCGCCGGCGACACCACTTTCATCGAAAGTGCCAAGGCGTTGGTCCACCACCGCATCGTCAATCAGAACGACCCGGTTCCGAGCGTACCCGCCACATGGATGAATACCTTTGCCAACCCCAAGCCAATGTATATCGCCAACGGTGCAGTGCTGGTTATTACCCCGGCCGCCGGTTTTGCCTTGCTTGTCTGGGGAATGACCAACTTCTTTGGTGACGATTACGGCCATCACGGCGCACTGCGCCATTTCAT encodes:
- a CDS encoding lipase family protein; the encoded protein is MSIEPLDPNVAEFMQGSIHACPRRGHSTSFQLVDEFGDGKPYAGLTYEIIDHEDTVYTGKLDAKGSGNVKNHFCGPVVLKLTHSYKGRNDDYSELIRRKHYPLPITELQVRAEKTRFFHKTGVRTQANPAKDLAETNAYCQIEVSELVNHIAHLPPLALRRDPPNMVVHKLMRPAPKSRSFAVVDRSALDAGLSVLFSKADMATVELGFFPPPPKPEGIALLPNKHHVLEVRPMRALRPMLSTGDEFCALNLYQLSLMATLSYTDFGQEPNTQPVRTDSVTFTVQPSSGHWFGHALPQFDELWKVDALQTKKFYPLYEEVPYSKRLEVVPFDPSLYPEVNNPDLGDQQEHPAKLHFFDDRDKDNSTDTQAFITHHDELILISVRGTSELKPDAMRDGDAYQVPFEEGEGKVHRGFYGGAQAIYPFVVSYLERFYSGQKLLITGHSLGGAIALILSEMLRRDPQFLPQIVLYTYGAPRAGDTTFIESAKALVHHRIVNQNDPVPSVPATWMNTFANPKPMYIANGAVLVITPAAGFALLVWGMTNFFGDDYGHHGALRHFMPVVFGKEHQSSILWQPGCSIINDHGCAEALRNINGLPKRGSFLKQLFAAGDHSMVGSYIPGCWASLRRWQEAQQLKRSLVTPREFEWVSGALENIRKQLRAVEREIQAHPSAYVRHQERNHKTTVLNNEIDKIKMTHDRLVALRGQRVTEADVYGSYADQPEWVQENLLRWNAHPENLVQEQLAMIPPAAEDHDAAIAAMTGGHAVGAPYELDIDSFV